One stretch of Castor canadensis chromosome 14, mCasCan1.hap1v2, whole genome shotgun sequence DNA includes these proteins:
- the LOC109680319 gene encoding disintegrin and metalloproteinase domain-containing protein 29-like, which produces MTMIEGLFYMRILLLLQWFGMFLSFSGLTQAENPQYLSPPEVVIPMKVASPDRVGPPGWLSYRMHFGGQGHTVHIKVKKLLLPKNFPVFTYTDQGALHEDHPFVQDNCYYHGFVEGDPESLVALSTCFGGFQGMLQTNNSTYEMIPRNFPTTFEHLLYKMYSEETQSTTGNSHLKQHKVACQVEFQEIDNSTLNQSRYEGWWVHYRTIEMVSVFDNKLYARFGKNDSKVMEDLFTTVNIVDSIYTVMGINILMCGLEIWTERNLIVIDDVRKSLDIFCRWKLANIFPRIYHDTTHLFINSHLRGLSGLGMVRGMCYPPRSCAIVTYANRTVTLFAIAISHHLGHNLGMNHDQATCNCGHPKCIMHEDNPGITKFSNCSNNDFWTYTIAATSCLLDNVHSKDIFSVKRCGNGIVEDEEQCDCGLFRHCAKDPCCMPNCTLSYGATCAFGLCCKDCKYLPSGEVCRKEANLCDLPEWCNGTSHKCPDDVYVEDGIPCTDTAYCFGRECNDRDELCRQIFGQKAKSANKNCYKRINTQGSRFGNCGLQGVTYKKCNDADVMCGRVQCDNVTEIPSLIEHSTVHYASFNNMTCWGTDYHPGMKIPDIGVVKEGTKCDREHLCIRKQCMHISVLDSNCSPTFCNMRGICNNKHHCHCNYLWDPPNCVIQGYGGSVDSGPPPKRERKKKFCYLCLLLLLILIILLCCLCRLCMKKKPKKEEQKDQAKTGKAEKTLHSQHGSLLSHSQQQKQSAPSSRTSSKKSSIKY; this is translated from the coding sequence ATGACTATGATTGAAGGTCTGTTCTATATGAGGATCTTACTCCTGCTACAATGGTTTGGGATGTTTCTGTCCTTTTCTGGACTCACCCAGGCTGAGAACCCACAATATCTCAGTCCTCCAGAGGTGGTGATTCCCATGAAGGTAGCTAGCCCTGACAGAGTGGGGCCTCCAGGCTGGCTTTCCTATCGCATGCACTTTGGAGGCCAGGGACACACTGTCCACATAAAGGTCAAGAAGCTTTTGCTTCCCAAGAATTTCCCAGTGTTCACCTACACAGACCAGGGTGCTCTGCATGAAGACCATCCTTTTGTTCAGGATAACTGCTACTATCATGGTTTTGTGGAGGGGGACCCAGAATCTCTGGTTGCCCTCAGTACTTGTTTTGGGGGCTTTCAAGGAATGCTACAGACAAATAACAGTACTTATGAAATGATACCCAGAAATTTTCCTACCACATTTGAACATCTGCTATATAAGATGTATAGTGAGGAGACACAATCTACAACCGGGAACTCTCACCTTAAACAACATAAAGTAGCATGCCAAGTGgagtttcaagagattgataATTCCACTCTAAATCAAAGTCGCTATGAAGGCTGGTGGGTCCATTATAGGACTATTGAAATGGTATCAGTGTTTGATAATAAGCTATATGCTCGTTTTGGAAAGAATGACTCAAAAGTGATGGAGGATCTTTTTACTACGGTAAATATAGTGGATTCAATTTATACTGTTATGGGCATTAACATATTAATGTGTGGTTTGGAAATCTGGACTGAAAGAAACCTTATAGTAATAGATGATGTAAGAAAATCTCTGGACATATTTTGCAGGTGGaaacttgcaaacatttttcctCGGATTTATCATGATACCACACATCTTTTTATTAACAGTCACTTAAGAGGATTAAGTGGCCTAGGTATGGTGAGAGGAATGTGTTATCCACCACGTAGTTGTGCAATTGTTACTTATGCTAACAGAACTGTGACCCTTTTCGCAATTGCAATATCTCATCATTTAGGTCATAATTTAGGCATGAACCATGATCAGGCTACATGTAACTGTGGACATCCTAAGTGTATAATGCATGAGGATAACCCAGGAATAACTAAATTTAGCAACTGTAGTAATAATGATTTTTGGACCTACACTATAGCAGCTACATCATGTTTACTAGACAATGTACACTCCAAAGATATCTTTAGCGTGAAGCGCTGTGGAAATGGTATTGTTGAAGATGAAGAACAGTGTGACTGTGGGCTTTTCCGTCACTGTGCAAAAGACCCGTGTTGTATGCCAAACTGCACTCTGAGTTATGGAGCTACTTGTGCCTTTGGACTTTGTTGTAAAGACTGTAAGTATTTACCATCAGGGGAAGTGTGTAGAAAAGAGGCTAATTTGTGTGATCTTCCAGAGTGGTGCAATGGAACTTCCCATAAGTGCCCAGATGATGTATATGTGGAAGATGGAATTCCTTGTACTGACACAGCCTACTGCTTTGGAAGGGAATGTAATGACCGCGATGAACTTTGCAGGCAGATTTTTGGACAAAAAGCAAAGAGTGCAAATAAGAATTGCTACAAACGAATCAACACCCAAGGTTCTCGTTTTGGCAACTGTGGTTTACAAGGCGTTACATATAAAAAATGTAATGATGCAGATGTCATGTGTGGGAGAGTTCAGTGTGATAATGTGACAGAAATTCCCTCTTTGATAGAACACTCTACTGTGCACTATGCTAGTTTCAACAACATGACCTGCTGGGGTACTGATTACCATCCAGGGATGAAAATACCTGATATCGGTGTAGTGAAAGAAGGTACAAAGTGTGATCGAGAACATCTCTGCATCCGTaagcaatgtatgcatatatctgTACTGGATAGTAACTGCTCACCTACATTCTGTAATATGAGAGGAATCTGTAACAATAAACATCACTGCCATTGTAACTATTTGTGGGACCCTCCAAACTGTGTGATCCAAGGATATGGAGGTAGTGTTGACAGTGGTCCACCCCCAAAGAGAGAGCGGAAAAAGAAGTTTTGTTATCTGTGTCTACTGTTGCttcttattttgattattttattgtgTTGTCTTTGTCGGCTTTGTATGAAGAAAAAACCtaagaaagaagagcaaaaagaTCAAGCTAAAACtggaaaagcagagaaaacatTGCATAGTCAACACGGATCATTGCTTTCCCAcagtcaacaacaaaagcaatcaGCACCCTCTTCAAGAACTTCATCCAAAAAAAGTTCCATTAAATATTAA